Proteins encoded together in one Acetobacteroides hydrogenigenes window:
- a CDS encoding replication-associated recombination protein A — MASNIPLAERLRPRNLDGYVGQQHLVGPKSVLRRFIESKNIPSMIFWGPPGVGKTTLANIIAKEVDRPFYILSAINSGVKDVREVIEKAKSQRFFNTPSPILFIDEIHRFSKSQQDSLLGAVEQGIVTLIGATTENPSFEVISPLLSRCQVYTLKHLEESELIGLVNHAIEHDIELKEKKIKVEEYDALIRFSGGDARKLLNILELLVAATDEVTINNKMVVDKLQESTSMYDKDGEQHYDIISAFIKSIRGSDPNGALYWLARMLAGGEDPKFIARRLVISAAEDIGLANPNALLLANATFQSVHVIGMPEARIVLSEATVYLATSPKSNSAYKAINEAMEYVRNTGNLPVPLHLRNAPTKLMKNLGYGKDYLYPHDYPSNFVEQDYLPAESKNTKFFEPQNNSKEREIRQRMQIYWKEKYKY, encoded by the coding sequence ATGGCGAGCAATATACCTCTTGCAGAACGATTACGCCCTCGCAACCTCGATGGGTATGTAGGACAGCAACATTTGGTTGGTCCGAAGTCGGTTTTGCGCCGTTTTATTGAGTCGAAGAATATTCCCTCGATGATATTTTGGGGGCCTCCCGGCGTTGGAAAGACTACGCTCGCCAATATTATTGCAAAGGAGGTCGATCGTCCATTCTACATTCTCAGCGCAATCAATTCGGGCGTTAAGGATGTTCGCGAGGTAATTGAGAAGGCAAAATCTCAGCGCTTTTTCAACACCCCTTCACCAATCCTATTCATCGACGAAATCCACCGCTTCAGCAAGTCGCAGCAGGATTCGCTGCTAGGCGCTGTTGAGCAAGGTATCGTTACGCTGATTGGTGCTACTACCGAGAATCCTTCGTTCGAGGTGATCTCGCCGCTCCTCTCGCGCTGTCAGGTGTACACGCTTAAGCATCTGGAGGAAAGTGAGCTTATTGGCTTGGTGAACCATGCCATAGAGCACGATATTGAGTTAAAGGAGAAAAAGATAAAGGTAGAGGAGTACGATGCCCTGATTCGCTTTAGTGGCGGAGATGCCCGTAAACTTCTTAACATTTTGGAGCTACTTGTTGCCGCCACCGACGAGGTAACCATAAACAACAAGATGGTGGTAGACAAGCTGCAGGAGTCAACCTCCATGTACGATAAGGATGGCGAGCAGCACTACGACATTATCTCGGCCTTCATCAAAAGTATCAGAGGAAGCGATCCTAATGGGGCACTCTACTGGCTTGCGCGTATGCTGGCCGGCGGTGAAGACCCCAAATTTATTGCTCGTCGGTTGGTTATCTCGGCTGCCGAAGACATCGGTTTGGCCAACCCAAACGCGTTGCTGCTGGCAAATGCCACATTTCAGTCGGTACACGTTATTGGGATGCCCGAAGCGCGAATTGTCCTCTCGGAGGCAACGGTGTACCTGGCAACAAGCCCCAAGAGCAATTCTGCCTATAAGGCCATTAACGAGGCTATGGAGTACGTTAGAAATACGGGAAACTTGCCCGTACCGCTTCATCTTCGGAATGCTCCAACTAAGCTGATGAAAAATTTGGGATACGGAAAGGATTACCTTTATCCGCACGACTATCCCTCTAATTTTGTCGAACAAGACTACCTGCCTGCAGAGTCCAAAAACACCAAATTCTTTGAGCCGCAAAATAACTCGAAGGAGAGGGAAATTCGCCAGCGCATGCAGATCTACTGGAAAGAGAAGTACAAATATTAA
- a CDS encoding serine hydrolase domain-containing protein, producing MRRIINLFILAIAFCATLSTSAQTVNSSKLDSLLLALDKANKAMGSVAIAQNGNVVYAKAFGYSQLSDAGNIAATPQTRYRIGSISKVFTATMIMQLVDEGKLTLSTTLDRFYPQIPNSEKITIEQLLSHRSGIHSFTSDPDYPKWMMNPKTHEELIALISGYKPDFEPNAKYAYSNSNYVLLSYIIEKLDKRSFEKSLDKRIIRKVGLKNTYYGKKTDVKNNESYSYSKKIKWEKEVETDMSIPSGAGAIVSTPSDLTIFANALFTKKLVSDSSLAAMTRTRDGYGLGLMSMNFGEEKGYGHGGAIDGFLNQVVYIPEKSLTIAFSLNGMNYSLDKIVKGIGSICFNEPYSIPNFKTIALKTEDLDKYLGVYASKTIPLKITVTKDADILLVQATNQGAFAVDAIDIDKFRNDRYGIELEFDTEKKEVILNQRGMKLVFSIEK from the coding sequence ATGAGACGGATTATTAACCTATTTATTCTAGCAATCGCCTTTTGTGCTACACTTAGCACGTCAGCCCAAACAGTAAATAGCAGTAAGCTCGACAGCCTACTCTTAGCCCTTGATAAGGCAAACAAGGCCATGGGTAGCGTAGCAATTGCTCAAAACGGGAATGTAGTTTACGCTAAGGCTTTTGGCTACAGCCAACTTTCCGATGCCGGAAACATTGCTGCTACACCTCAAACCAGGTATCGTATCGGATCCATAAGTAAGGTGTTTACAGCGACTATGATTATGCAGCTGGTAGATGAAGGCAAGTTAACTCTTTCAACCACGCTGGATCGGTTTTACCCTCAAATCCCGAACTCCGAAAAGATAACCATAGAGCAGCTGCTATCGCACCGTAGCGGCATTCATAGCTTTACTTCCGACCCTGATTATCCTAAATGGATGATGAATCCAAAAACGCATGAGGAATTAATTGCTCTGATATCCGGTTATAAACCAGACTTTGAACCAAACGCAAAGTATGCTTACAGCAACTCTAACTACGTGCTGCTATCCTACATCATCGAAAAGTTGGATAAACGTTCTTTCGAAAAGAGCCTTGATAAGCGTATTATCCGCAAGGTTGGTTTAAAGAACACCTACTACGGTAAAAAAACGGATGTTAAGAACAACGAAAGCTACTCGTATAGCAAGAAGATTAAGTGGGAAAAGGAGGTTGAAACCGATATGAGCATCCCCTCTGGAGCAGGAGCAATTGTTTCGACGCCTTCTGATCTGACCATATTTGCCAATGCCCTATTTACAAAGAAGCTGGTAAGCGATAGCAGCCTAGCCGCTATGACCCGTACGCGCGATGGTTACGGATTAGGATTAATGAGCATGAACTTTGGAGAAGAAAAGGGCTATGGGCACGGAGGTGCGATTGATGGGTTTCTAAATCAGGTTGTATACATTCCAGAGAAGTCGCTCACCATTGCATTTTCATTAAATGGAATGAACTACTCGCTGGATAAAATTGTCAAAGGGATAGGGAGCATTTGCTTCAACGAACCATACAGCATTCCAAACTTCAAAACTATCGCTTTAAAAACCGAAGATCTAGATAAGTATCTTGGCGTATACGCCAGCAAGACTATTCCTTTAAAGATTACTGTAACCAAGGATGCAGATATATTGCTGGTTCAGGCAACCAATCAGGGGGCTTTTGCTGTTGATGCAATTGATATCGACAAATTCAGAAACGACAGATACGGCATTGAGCTCGAATTCGATACGGAGAAAAAGGAGGTGATACTTAATCAACGTGGTATGAAGCTAGTTTTCAGCATCGAAAAATAA
- the kdsA gene encoding 3-deoxy-8-phosphooctulonate synthase, whose product MYLNLEKLKHQDSGNFFLLAGPCVVESEELVMEVAEKMVTITNKLQIPYVFKGSYRKANRSRLDSFTGIGDIKALEILKKVSDTFDIPVVTDIHDKEEAALAAHYVDILQIPAFLCRQTDLLVAAAQTGKYVNIKKGQFLAPEAMQFAANKIREAGNDKVMLTDRGSTFGYYDLIVDYRGIPEMQKTGCPVVLDITHSLQQPNQSSGVTGGKPELIETVARAGIAVGVDGIFIETHPDPAVAKSDGANMLRLDLMENLLEHLVAIRQTIRKF is encoded by the coding sequence ATGTATTTAAACCTAGAAAAGCTCAAGCATCAGGATAGCGGCAACTTTTTCTTGTTGGCTGGTCCATGTGTTGTGGAGAGCGAAGAGCTAGTGATGGAGGTTGCCGAAAAGATGGTGACCATTACCAATAAGCTGCAGATTCCTTACGTGTTTAAAGGATCGTACCGCAAGGCAAACCGCTCGCGCCTCGATTCGTTTACAGGTATAGGCGACATCAAGGCTCTTGAAATACTTAAGAAGGTAAGCGACACGTTCGATATTCCTGTTGTAACCGATATTCACGATAAGGAAGAGGCTGCTCTTGCCGCTCACTACGTTGATATCCTTCAGATACCTGCATTCCTTTGCCGCCAAACCGATCTTTTGGTTGCTGCCGCACAAACTGGCAAGTATGTAAACATCAAGAAGGGACAGTTTCTTGCTCCCGAGGCTATGCAGTTTGCCGCCAACAAAATCAGAGAAGCAGGCAACGATAAGGTTATGCTTACCGATCGTGGATCTACCTTCGGCTACTACGATCTAATTGTTGACTACCGTGGAATCCCTGAGATGCAGAAAACCGGTTGTCCTGTTGTGCTCGACATCACTCACTCGCTTCAGCAACCCAACCAGTCGAGCGGCGTAACCGGAGGTAAGCCAGAGCTAATAGAAACCGTTGCCCGTGCAGGTATTGCTGTTGGTGTTGATGGTATCTTTATCGAAACGCATCCAGATCCAGCCGTTGCCAAGTCGGACGGTGCCAATATGCTTCGCCTCGACCTGATGGAGAACCTACTGGAGCATCTGGTGGCAATCCGCCAAACAATAAGGAAGTTCTAG
- a CDS encoding M15 family metallopeptidase, producing the protein MLTRNHAKSSIRRSVPVLAVTAMLACSLCYAGSKPTKEKGEFRTNDLVEIVTLDPTIMLDIRYATSNNFTGKALYPEARAFLQREAALALVRVNAKIKKYGYGILVYDAYRPWSVTKKLWQITPQNKKMYVAKPKVGSRHNRGCAIDVSLYDLVTGKPMKMICEYDDMTERAHICYRGGTIDQQKLKYLLIIAMNEEGFMPFSREWWHFDYKGWKRYPVSDMPFSEL; encoded by the coding sequence ATGTTAACCCGCAACCACGCAAAAAGCAGTATTAGAAGATCGGTTCCTGTTCTTGCTGTCACCGCCATGCTTGCATGTTCGCTATGCTATGCAGGGAGTAAGCCTACCAAAGAAAAAGGAGAATTTCGTACGAACGATTTGGTTGAGATCGTTACGCTCGACCCAACCATTATGCTCGACATCCGCTATGCAACGTCCAACAACTTTACGGGTAAGGCGCTCTATCCCGAAGCAAGAGCGTTTTTGCAGCGTGAAGCAGCGCTGGCACTGGTCCGCGTAAACGCTAAGATTAAGAAGTATGGGTACGGCATTCTTGTATATGATGCATATCGTCCTTGGAGCGTTACAAAAAAGCTATGGCAAATTACGCCTCAAAATAAGAAGATGTACGTGGCCAAACCCAAGGTGGGATCGAGGCATAACAGAGGGTGCGCTATAGATGTAAGCCTCTACGATCTTGTTACAGGGAAACCAATGAAGATGATATGCGAGTATGACGATATGACCGAACGTGCCCATATCTGCTATCGAGGAGGAACTATAGATCAGCAAAAACTGAAGTATCTTTTGATAATTGCAATGAACGAGGAAGGGTTTATGCCTTTTAGCAGAGAGTGGTGGCACTTCGACTATAAGGGGTGGAAGCGCTATCCGGTTAGCGATATGCCCTTTTCGGAACTCTGA
- a CDS encoding GIN domain-containing protein: protein MKTTLSSLHFFIASMVLVGSLLCSCNVNVSNDGSNGKKVEGTGDLVEKTIALEKFTMLNVEGQADIKVSYGPEQIVKVKAQENILELLDFSVNAEKLTIGTKNNYSITHSKGIFIEIVTPNAITDYDISGAGEVVVAGKPQKNLNIKIAGAAEFNTYSLDVDDVDIEIAGAADCGVMAIKTLNVSIAGTGSVEYKGNPTVTKSIAGIGSVKKRGE from the coding sequence ATGAAAACAACACTTAGCTCATTACATTTCTTTATCGCATCTATGGTTCTTGTTGGCTCGTTGCTATGCTCTTGTAACGTTAACGTATCAAACGATGGTTCTAACGGGAAAAAAGTTGAAGGCACGGGCGACTTGGTTGAAAAAACAATTGCTTTGGAAAAGTTTACCATGCTAAACGTAGAGGGACAGGCCGATATAAAAGTTAGCTATGGGCCAGAGCAAATTGTTAAGGTAAAGGCGCAGGAAAATATTCTTGAGCTGCTAGACTTTTCGGTAAATGCCGAAAAGCTAACCATCGGAACAAAAAACAACTATAGCATAACCCACTCTAAGGGAATCTTCATCGAGATTGTTACCCCCAATGCCATTACCGATTACGATATTTCGGGGGCAGGAGAGGTTGTTGTTGCAGGGAAGCCACAGAAAAACCTGAACATCAAGATTGCTGGTGCCGCCGAATTTAACACCTACAGCTTGGATGTAGACGACGTTGATATCGAGATTGCAGGGGCTGCCGATTGTGGCGTTATGGCTATTAAAACGCTGAATGTTTCTATCGCAGGAACGGGTAGCGTAGAGTATAAGGGTAACCCAACCGTAACTAAGTCTATTGCCGGTATTGGTTCGGTAAAGAAAAGGGGCGAGTAG
- a CDS encoding YciI family protein: MFIISLAYKVPTSVVDEHLAQHVEFLKEQYGKGNFLASGRKVPRTGGIILSNVSSKEELEQIIAQDPFNQNGVADYEIVEFIPSMTCQEFDFLKG, from the coding sequence ATGTTCATCATCTCATTAGCATACAAGGTGCCTACAAGTGTTGTAGACGAGCATCTAGCCCAACATGTCGAATTCCTAAAGGAGCAATACGGAAAAGGTAACTTCCTGGCCTCTGGGAGAAAGGTTCCAAGGACTGGCGGCATTATCCTATCAAACGTATCGAGCAAGGAAGAGCTAGAGCAGATCATTGCACAAGATCCCTTTAACCAAAACGGCGTAGCAGACTACGAAATAGTAGAGTTTATCCCAAGCATGACCTGTCAAGAGTTCGACTTCCTTAAAGGTTAA